The following coding sequences are from one Burkholderiales bacterium window:
- a CDS encoding flagellar brake protein codes for MNGQTATPFQTCSFEQMQLRTGDRLQMELSSDAGLTHHFTTVIGYVPKLSVLVRTPSVRGTPVEIRENETVVVRAFSGRSIYAFSTKVLVACRTPFPYLHLAYPESVRANPIRSAERVRVGLRATAANPQRDPQGNPVSCTLGDLSVTGAQLECARDIGDRGDRLQVFFAFKLEPQGYEVKLNPKAEVQSVRRYRDERNGGEVHSYGVRFEGLHATESLLLQSYIHQLLLSDRSRIV; via the coding sequence ATGAACGGTCAGACCGCGACGCCTTTCCAGACCTGCTCCTTCGAGCAGATGCAGCTTCGCACGGGCGACCGCCTGCAGATGGAGCTCAGCTCCGACGCGGGGCTGACGCACCACTTCACGACCGTCATCGGCTACGTGCCCAAGCTGAGCGTGCTGGTGCGTACGCCGTCAGTTCGAGGCACGCCCGTGGAGATCCGGGAGAACGAGACCGTGGTCGTGCGCGCGTTCTCAGGCCGCAGCATCTATGCCTTCTCCACCAAGGTACTGGTGGCGTGCCGCACACCCTTTCCGTATCTGCATCTTGCCTATCCGGAGTCGGTGCGCGCCAATCCGATCCGCAGTGCGGAACGGGTGCGGGTGGGCTTGCGCGCAACGGCCGCCAACCCGCAGCGTGACCCTCAGGGTAATCCGGTGTCCTGCACATTGGGCGATCTGAGCGTCACCGGCGCCCAGCTTGAGTGCGCGCGTGACATCGGCGACAGAGGCGATCGGCTGCAGGTTTTCTTCGCCTTCAAGCTGGAGCCGCAGGGCTACGAAGTGAAGCTCAATCCGAAGGCGGAGGTGCAGAGCGTGCGCCGCTACCGGGACGAGCGCAACGGCGGCGAAGTGCACAGCTATGGCGTGCGCTTCGAGGGCTTGCATGCCACCGAATCGCTGCTTCTGCAGAGCTACATCCACCAGCTGCTGCTCAGCGATCGAAGCCGGATCGTGTAA
- the rimM gene encoding ribosome maturation factor RimM (Essential for efficient processing of 16S rRNA), with amino-acid sequence MGRIGAPFGVKGWVRVQPYTKRRNGLLAYPEWWIAGPEGWQAYAVAEAAEHGSALVARLAGCDDRDAAAALRNREIGIPRARLPEVPGEHYWADLLGLEVINARGVSLGRVVRLMDTGANAILVVCDEKERLIPFVERVVLAVEPDAGNIVVDWERDY; translated from the coding sequence ATGGGGCGCATTGGCGCCCCGTTCGGAGTAAAGGGCTGGGTAAGAGTCCAGCCGTACACGAAACGAAGGAACGGCCTGCTGGCGTATCCCGAGTGGTGGATCGCTGGCCCCGAGGGCTGGCAGGCATACGCAGTGGCGGAAGCCGCCGAACACGGCAGCGCACTCGTCGCACGCCTGGCCGGATGCGATGACCGGGACGCAGCCGCGGCACTGAGAAACCGCGAGATCGGAATTCCGCGCGCTCGCCTGCCGGAGGTACCTGGTGAGCATTACTGGGCTGATCTGCTCGGGCTAGAAGTGATCAACGCCCGAGGGGTGTCGTTGGGTCGCGTCGTACGCCTGATGGACACCGGGGCAAATGCGATCCTGGTCGTGTGTGACGAGAAGGAACGCCTGATCCCGTTCGTCGAGCGCGTAGTGCTGGCGGTAGAGCCCGATGCGGGAAACATCGTGGTCGACTGGGAAAGAGACTATTGA
- a CDS encoding HlyC/CorC family transporter, with product MDEISLNALFTALVVLLVISGFFSISETSMMALNRYRLRHLAKTGHRAARLTARLLERTDRLLGVILLGNNLVNTAAAALVTVITFRLFGESELALTLGTLAVTAAILIFSELTPKVIGASYPERIAFPASFVLAPLLRVAYPIVGFFNLFVRGMLWVMRLKVPTEQDQALSFEELRTLVLEGGNFLPQKHQNMLLNLFDLQAITVEDVMVPRNQIEALDIEAPPEEIHRQIVTCNHTRLPVYRGRLDEVLGIVHVRKLLNVSEGGRIDAEAINEVLREPYFIPLGTPLLTQLQNFQEHRDRIGLVVDEYGELMGLVTIEDIIEEIIGEFTTQSPLQTARFKRLEDGSIVVEGASLLRDLNRKLGYRFPLDGPKTLNGLILEHLQTIPEPGTSVKLAGYPIEILQTQDRVIKSVRLLPPADSN from the coding sequence TTGGACGAGATCTCGCTCAACGCGCTGTTCACGGCGCTTGTCGTTCTGTTAGTCATATCCGGGTTCTTCTCAATTTCGGAAACCAGCATGATGGCCCTCAACCGTTACCGGTTGAGGCATCTGGCAAAGACGGGTCACCGGGCCGCCAGGCTGACTGCGCGGCTGCTGGAGCGCACCGACCGTCTCCTCGGCGTCATTCTTCTCGGCAATAACCTCGTCAACACGGCGGCCGCCGCGCTGGTGACCGTTATCACGTTTCGCCTGTTTGGAGAGAGCGAGCTGGCGCTCACGCTCGGTACGCTGGCGGTCACCGCTGCAATTCTGATCTTCAGCGAGCTCACGCCCAAGGTGATCGGCGCCAGCTATCCGGAGCGCATCGCCTTCCCGGCGAGCTTCGTGCTTGCGCCGCTCCTGCGAGTCGCCTATCCCATCGTCGGATTCTTCAATCTCTTCGTTCGAGGAATGCTATGGGTGATGCGGCTGAAGGTACCGACGGAGCAAGACCAGGCTCTGAGCTTCGAAGAGCTGCGCACGCTCGTGCTCGAAGGCGGCAACTTCCTTCCGCAGAAGCACCAGAACATGCTGCTCAACCTCTTCGACCTCCAGGCGATCACCGTGGAGGACGTGATGGTTCCACGCAACCAGATCGAAGCGCTGGACATCGAAGCGCCCCCGGAGGAGATCCACCGCCAGATCGTGACCTGCAACCACACACGGCTTCCCGTATATCGTGGGCGGCTGGACGAAGTCCTCGGGATTGTGCACGTGCGCAAGCTCCTCAACGTGTCCGAGGGCGGCAGGATCGACGCCGAGGCGATCAATGAAGTCCTGCGCGAACCCTATTTCATACCCCTGGGCACGCCTTTGCTGACGCAACTTCAGAATTTCCAGGAGCACCGGGACCGGATTGGCCTGGTCGTGGACGAGTACGGCGAACTGATGGGCCTGGTCACGATCGAAGACATCATCGAGGAAATCATCGGCGAGTTTACCACCCAGTCGCCGTTGCAGACGGCGCGCTTCAAGCGACTCGAGGACGGAAGCATCGTCGTGGAGGGCGCGAGCCTGCTGCGTGACCTCAATCGCAAACTCGGCTACCGGTTCCCCCTCGATGGGCCGAAAACGCTCAACGGGCTGATCCTTGAGCATCTACAGACCATCCCGGAGCCCGGCACCTCGGTAAAGCTCGCCGGCTATCCGATCGAGATCCTGCAAACCCAGGACCGCGTAATCAAATCGGTCCGTCTCCTGCCACCTGCGGACAGCAACTAG
- a CDS encoding TAXI family TRAP transporter solute-binding subunit, producing MAARIVLRVVLLAAAALAMAGCGERQNMLSIVTGGTGGVYYPLGGGLANLLSVRLSGYQVTSEVTGGSVDNLKLVAAGAADIGFAMVDAAWDALNGREKFDGTKLPIRTLAVLYPNHMHAVTIEATGIRSIAELANRRVSVGAPGSATEVMALRVLEAYGVVDAVTRERLSVAESVNAIKDRKIEAFFWAGGLPTAAVTDLATTPGVRLRLLDHGEAVVRMNAKYGPLYAESHIPPGIYPGVSAAVRNAVVWNILFVSASMDETLAYEVTRTLFEQRDALISVHKEAERITLSNQTRHLSPIPFHPGAVRYFRSRGVSPE from the coding sequence GTGGCTGCAAGGATCGTGCTCAGAGTTGTCTTGCTGGCAGCAGCCGCGCTGGCGATGGCCGGCTGCGGTGAGAGGCAGAACATGCTCTCCATCGTGACCGGAGGCACGGGCGGCGTCTACTATCCGCTCGGGGGCGGACTCGCCAATCTGCTTTCCGTCCGGCTCTCCGGCTATCAGGTTACTTCGGAGGTCACCGGCGGCTCAGTGGACAATCTCAAGCTGGTCGCCGCCGGCGCCGCGGATATCGGCTTCGCGATGGTCGATGCCGCATGGGACGCCCTGAACGGCCGCGAGAAGTTTGACGGGACGAAACTGCCCATCCGGACGCTGGCCGTCCTGTATCCCAATCACATGCATGCGGTGACGATCGAGGCCACCGGCATCCGGTCGATCGCGGAGCTAGCCAATCGGCGGGTCTCGGTGGGTGCGCCCGGCAGCGCCACGGAAGTCATGGCGCTGCGTGTTCTGGAGGCATATGGAGTGGTCGACGCAGTCACCAGAGAGCGCCTGTCGGTCGCCGAGTCGGTCAATGCAATCAAGGATCGCAAGATCGAAGCCTTCTTCTGGGCCGGAGGCCTGCCTACGGCCGCGGTCACGGATCTTGCGACCACGCCCGGGGTGCGTTTGCGATTGCTGGACCATGGTGAGGCAGTGGTGCGCATGAACGCGAAGTACGGCCCCCTTTATGCCGAATCACACATCCCGCCCGGCATCTATCCCGGCGTAAGCGCCGCGGTGCGCAATGCCGTCGTATGGAACATCCTTTTCGTCAGCGCGTCCATGGACGAGACCTTGGCCTACGAAGTCACCAGAACCCTGTTCGAGCAACGCGACGCACTGATCTCGGTGCACAAGGAAGCCGAGCGGATCACGCTTTCCAACCAGACGCGGCACCTCTCCCCAATCCCCTTCCATCCCGGGGCGGTGCGTTATTTCCGCAGCCGGGGCGTGAGTCCGGAATAG
- the rpsP gene encoding 30S ribosomal protein S16, which produces MVVIRLARGGAKKRPFYNMVVADSRSARDGRFIERVGFYDPKAPEGHESLRVDMNRLAYWQSKGALLSQTAARLVKQFSATVKA; this is translated from the coding sequence ATGGTTGTCATTCGGCTGGCCCGCGGAGGTGCTAAGAAGCGGCCCTTTTACAACATGGTCGTTGCCGACTCGCGCAGTGCTCGCGACGGGCGTTTTATCGAGCGAGTGGGGTTTTATGATCCGAAAGCGCCCGAAGGACACGAAAGCCTGCGCGTGGACATGAACCGGCTCGCCTACTGGCAGAGTAAGGGGGCGCTCTTGTCGCAAACCGCCGCGCGCCTCGTCAAGCAGTTCAGTGCCACGGTCAAGGCTTGA
- the rplS gene encoding 50S ribosomal protein L19 — protein sequence MDLIRTIEQEEIARLGRNIPDFAPGDTVVVNVNVVEGDRKRVQAYEGVVVAKRNRGLNSSFVVRKMSSGEGVERTFQTYSPLIASIELKRRGDVRRAKLYYLRERSGKSARIREKLEGGGDKTAES from the coding sequence ATGGATCTGATACGCACCATCGAACAGGAAGAGATTGCCCGCCTGGGCAGGAACATTCCGGATTTCGCGCCTGGGGACACCGTGGTCGTCAACGTGAACGTGGTCGAAGGCGACCGCAAGCGTGTGCAGGCCTATGAGGGAGTCGTCGTGGCGAAGCGTAACCGGGGGCTCAACTCCTCGTTCGTGGTTCGCAAGATGTCCTCGGGCGAGGGTGTGGAGCGCACGTTCCAGACCTATTCGCCGCTGATCGCCAGCATCGAACTCAAGCGGCGCGGCGACGTGCGTCGCGCCAAGCTCTATTACCTGCGGGAACGCTCCGGCAAGTCTGCGCGCATCCGAGAGAAGCTCGAAGGCGGCGGGGACAAAACCGCCGAGTCCTAA
- the trmD gene encoding tRNA (guanosine(37)-N1)-methyltransferase TrmD has product MKRFDVITLFPEMFDALTRCGVTQRARDRGLYELVTWNPRDYAHGAYRSVDDRPYGGGPGMVMQAEPLAKAIRAARQRQASCGVRHGRTVYLSPQGRLLDQKFVEALGQYEGLVLMAGRYEGVDERVIEAEVDDEVSIGDYVVSGGELPAMVLIDAIVRRLPGALNDEASAQQDSFVAGLLDFPHYTRPEIFEGRRVPQVLLSGNHAQIRRWRLKQAIGRTWQRRPQLLAGLALDKEQQELLAEYRSEMAELEKSGA; this is encoded by the coding sequence ATGAAGCGCTTCGATGTCATCACGCTCTTTCCGGAAATGTTCGACGCGCTCACCCGCTGCGGTGTGACGCAGCGGGCGCGAGATCGGGGACTGTACGAGCTGGTAACTTGGAATCCGCGCGACTACGCCCATGGGGCCTACCGCAGCGTCGACGACCGTCCGTACGGTGGCGGGCCGGGAATGGTGATGCAGGCCGAGCCGCTGGCCAAAGCGATCCGGGCGGCGCGCCAGCGCCAAGCCAGCTGCGGGGTTCGTCATGGCCGCACGGTGTATCTGTCCCCGCAGGGCCGCTTGCTGGACCAGAAATTTGTCGAGGCACTGGGGCAGTACGAGGGTTTGGTGCTGATGGCAGGCCGCTACGAGGGCGTGGACGAACGCGTGATTGAGGCAGAGGTGGACGACGAGGTTTCGATCGGCGACTACGTTGTCTCGGGCGGCGAATTGCCGGCGATGGTTTTGATCGACGCGATCGTGCGGCGCTTGCCGGGTGCGCTCAACGATGAGGCGTCGGCGCAGCAGGATTCGTTCGTGGCGGGACTGCTGGATTTCCCGCACTACACGCGCCCCGAGATCTTCGAGGGCAGGCGGGTACCGCAGGTGCTGCTTTCGGGCAACCACGCGCAGATCCGTCGCTGGCGCTTGAAGCAGGCGATCGGGCGCACCTGGCAGCGCAGGCCGCAATTGCTCGCAGGCTTGGCGCTCGACAAGGAACAGCAGGAACTGCTGGCCGAGTACCGGTCGGAAATGGCGGAACTGGAAAAATCGGGAGCTTGA
- the ffh gene encoding signal recognition particle protein yields MLDALTNRLGTLVRTLRGQARLTETNIQDALREVRIALLEADVALPVVREFVARVKEKAIGQEVLASLTPGQALVGVVYRELVALMGRESRGLDLATRPPAVILMAGLQGSGKTTTSAKLARLLKEQHKKKVLLASCDVYRPAATEQLKTLAGQVAADFYDAAPTERDAEAIARGALSHARRHYHDVLIVDTAGRLAIDEQMMLEIRALHSAMEPVETLFVVDAMQGQDAVNVGKAFAEALPLTGIVVTKLDGDARGGAALSVRHITGRPIKFVGIGEKTAALEPFHPERMASRILGMGDVVSLVEEVQRSVDVGEAEKLARKVRSGKGFDLADFRNQLFQMKRMGGLDALLDKLPAQLAQAAQSVPTDERVINRTIGIIDAMTPQERAKPEIIKASRKRRIASGAGVSVQEVNRLLSQHEQMQKMVKMMGKGGLQKMMRGMRGMLQGTR; encoded by the coding sequence ATGCTGGACGCGTTGACGAATCGGCTTGGCACTCTCGTCAGGACCCTGCGTGGACAAGCGCGCCTCACCGAAACCAATATCCAGGACGCCTTGCGGGAGGTGAGGATCGCATTGCTTGAAGCGGACGTGGCCTTGCCGGTGGTGCGCGAGTTTGTCGCGCGGGTCAAGGAGAAGGCCATCGGCCAGGAAGTGCTTGCCAGCCTGACACCCGGGCAGGCCTTGGTAGGTGTGGTGTACCGCGAGCTCGTGGCCCTGATGGGACGGGAAAGCAGGGGCCTGGATCTCGCGACCCGGCCTCCCGCCGTGATTTTGATGGCCGGGCTGCAGGGTTCGGGCAAGACCACGACCAGCGCGAAGTTGGCGAGGCTACTCAAGGAACAGCACAAGAAGAAGGTGTTGCTGGCAAGCTGCGATGTTTACAGGCCCGCAGCCACGGAGCAGCTGAAGACGCTTGCCGGGCAGGTCGCCGCGGATTTCTACGACGCGGCACCGACCGAGCGCGATGCGGAAGCGATCGCGCGCGGCGCCTTGAGCCATGCGCGGCGGCACTACCACGATGTGTTAATCGTCGACACGGCCGGGCGGCTCGCTATCGACGAGCAGATGATGCTCGAGATCCGCGCACTTCACTCGGCCATGGAACCCGTCGAGACCCTGTTTGTGGTCGACGCCATGCAGGGCCAGGACGCCGTCAACGTCGGCAAGGCTTTTGCGGAAGCCTTGCCGCTTACCGGGATCGTCGTGACCAAACTGGACGGCGACGCGCGTGGCGGGGCGGCGCTGTCGGTTCGACACATCACCGGACGGCCGATCAAGTTCGTAGGGATTGGAGAGAAGACAGCGGCGCTGGAACCGTTCCATCCGGAGCGAATGGCTTCGCGGATTCTCGGCATGGGCGACGTGGTCTCGCTGGTCGAAGAGGTACAGCGCAGCGTCGATGTCGGGGAAGCGGAAAAGCTCGCAAGAAAAGTCAGATCGGGCAAAGGCTTTGATCTAGCCGACTTCAGGAATCAACTTTTCCAGATGAAGAGAATGGGTGGGCTTGATGCGCTGCTCGACAAACTGCCCGCGCAGCTGGCGCAGGCCGCGCAGTCGGTGCCCACCGATGAGAGAGTCATCAACCGCACGATCGGCATCATTGATGCGATGACGCCGCAAGAGCGGGCGAAGCCCGAAATCATCAAAGCTTCGCGCAAGCGGCGCATAGCATCCGGTGCCGGGGTGTCGGTTCAGGAGGTCAACCGGTTGCTCAGTCAGCACGAGCAGATGCAAAAGATGGTGAAGATGATGGGCAAGGGCGGATTGCAGAAGATGATGCGCGGAATGAGAGGCATGCTGCAGGGAACACGCTGA
- a CDS encoding A24 family peptidase, translating to MYELVFLQTHPGALAAVAGVFGLLVGSFINVVIHRLPRMMEREWREQAAKLAEESGSADCAAALRGTPATTRYNLIVPGSHCPKCGYRIRAWQNVPVISYLWLRGKCAGCGTAISARYPIVEAISGITAGYLAWRYGFSLAALGAALFAWSLIALTVIDIDTQFLPDDITLPLLWTGLLFNLGATFAPLFEAVIGAAAGYLSLWSVYWLFKMATGKEGMGFGDFKLLGAIGAWLGWKMLPLVILLSSFVGAAVGIALIALKRHKRGTPIPFGPYLAAAGLIALLWGEYLNRTYLQLFR from the coding sequence ATGTACGAGTTGGTTTTTCTCCAAACGCACCCCGGAGCGCTTGCCGCCGTAGCCGGGGTATTCGGTCTGCTGGTCGGTAGTTTTATCAACGTGGTCATCCACCGTCTGCCGCGCATGATGGAGCGCGAGTGGCGAGAACAGGCGGCGAAACTGGCCGAGGAATCCGGGTCCGCCGATTGCGCAGCCGCGTTGCGCGGCACGCCAGCCACCACGCGCTACAACCTGATCGTGCCAGGCTCGCACTGCCCGAAATGCGGTTACCGAATTCGCGCCTGGCAGAACGTTCCCGTGATCAGTTACCTCTGGCTGCGCGGGAAGTGTGCGGGCTGCGGCACGGCGATATCGGCCCGTTATCCGATCGTGGAAGCGATCAGCGGGATCACCGCCGGCTATCTGGCCTGGCGGTACGGCTTCTCCCTGGCGGCGCTCGGCGCTGCATTGTTCGCCTGGTCGCTGATCGCATTGACGGTCATCGACATCGATACCCAATTCCTGCCCGACGATATTACCTTGCCGCTGCTCTGGACCGGTTTGCTTTTCAACCTAGGAGCAACCTTCGCTCCGCTGTTCGAAGCGGTTATCGGAGCGGCGGCCGGCTACTTGTCCCTGTGGTCGGTCTACTGGCTGTTCAAGATGGCGACGGGCAAGGAAGGCATGGGCTTCGGCGACTTCAAGCTGCTCGGTGCGATCGGCGCATGGCTGGGCTGGAAGATGCTTCCGCTCGTGATACTGCTCTCATCGTTCGTCGGCGCGGCCGTCGGCATTGCGTTGATCGCGCTGAAGCGGCATAAGCGCGGCACACCCATCCCTTTTGGGCCCTACCTGGCCGCAGCTGGGCTCATCGCGCTGCTCTGGGGCGAGTATCTGAACCGGACCTACCTGCAGCTGTTCCGCTGA
- the ccsA gene encoding cytochrome c biogenesis protein CcsA has product MASILLHLLASAGYAALAAYLWRTMPGNGDAFAVDRRKAARLLLFVPLALHTAVLAQSMLRPDGLYLGVGNAVSVIIALAVLIYGVGSLFYRLDALNLLVLPAAAALSLLPLALPAARPLSNTHLLAFKVHLLIALLAYSLFTIASLHVLLMAVVERRLHARNMPPFLQTLPPLLTMEKLLFRIIGAGFVLLTLTLVSGVAFSEELFGTPLQLTHKTVFGILSWIIFGALLAGRAFYGWRGRIATRWTLAGFLSLVLAYIGSRFVIEVILQR; this is encoded by the coding sequence ATGGCTTCCATTCTACTTCATCTTCTCGCCAGCGCCGGATATGCGGCGCTGGCGGCCTATCTCTGGCGCACGATGCCCGGGAACGGCGACGCCTTCGCCGTCGATCGTCGCAAGGCGGCACGGCTGCTGTTGTTCGTCCCCCTAGCGCTGCACACTGCCGTGCTCGCGCAGTCGATGCTGCGCCCGGATGGACTCTACCTGGGCGTGGGCAATGCCGTATCGGTGATCATAGCGCTCGCGGTTCTGATCTACGGCGTCGGAAGCCTTTTCTATCGGCTGGACGCACTCAACCTGCTGGTCCTCCCTGCAGCTGCGGCGCTGTCGCTGCTGCCTCTTGCGCTGCCTGCGGCCCGACCCCTGAGCAATACGCATCTGCTGGCCTTCAAGGTACATCTGCTGATCGCACTGCTCGCCTACAGCCTATTCACGATCGCCTCGCTGCATGTGCTGCTGATGGCCGTGGTCGAGCGCCGGCTGCACGCGCGCAATATGCCACCATTTCTGCAGACACTGCCGCCGCTGCTCACCATGGAGAAGCTGCTGTTTCGCATCATCGGAGCTGGATTCGTACTGCTCACACTGACGCTGGTCAGCGGAGTGGCGTTTTCCGAGGAGTTGTTCGGTACTCCGCTTCAACTGACTCACAAGACCGTCTTCGGGATCCTGTCGTGGATCATCTTCGGTGCGCTGCTCGCGGGACGCGCCTTCTACGGGTGGCGCGGTCGCATCGCGACCCGATGGACGCTGGCCGGTTTTCTGTCGCTGGTGCTGGCCTACATCGGCAGCCGGTTCGTGATCGAAGTCATCTTGCAGCGCTAG
- a CDS encoding type II secretion system F family protein: MATATAAFRKDVKEYTYSWEGKDKAGKLLKGEMRAGGETVVTSTLRRQGITVLKVKRQRPGLGGKVTEKDITFFTRQLATMMKSGVPLLQAFDIVGKGHSNPAVARLLMDIKNEVETGNSLTAAFRKHPLYFDALFCNLVQAGEQAGILDSLLDRLATYKEKILAIKSKIKSAMFYPVSIIVVAFIITAVIMIFVIPAFKELFTSFGADLPGPTLLVMAMSDFFVKYWWAIFGGVGFGVWFFFYTWKRSLRMQQVMDRLFLKLPIFGPVIRKATIARWTRTLSTMFAAGVPLVEALESVGGAAGNYVYLEATKKIQSEVSTGTSLTVAMQNSEVFPSMVVQMVAIGEESGALDGMLGKVADFFEREVDDAVEALSSLMEPMIMVVLGVLIGGMVIAMYLPIFKMGQAV; this comes from the coding sequence ATGGCAACGGCAACCGCTGCATTCCGCAAGGACGTCAAGGAATATACCTACTCTTGGGAAGGCAAGGACAAGGCAGGCAAGCTGCTCAAAGGCGAGATGCGCGCCGGAGGAGAGACGGTGGTCACCTCGACGCTACGCCGGCAAGGAATAACGGTACTCAAGGTCAAGCGTCAGCGCCCCGGGCTCGGCGGCAAGGTAACGGAAAAGGATATCACCTTCTTCACCCGCCAACTGGCGACCATGATGAAGTCCGGCGTTCCCCTGCTTCAGGCATTTGACATCGTGGGCAAAGGTCACTCCAACCCTGCGGTGGCCCGCCTGCTCATGGACATCAAGAACGAGGTGGAGACCGGCAACAGCCTGACGGCGGCCTTCCGCAAGCATCCGCTGTATTTCGACGCCCTGTTCTGTAACCTCGTCCAGGCTGGCGAGCAGGCCGGTATTCTGGACAGCCTGCTCGACCGGCTCGCGACCTACAAAGAAAAGATTCTGGCCATCAAGAGCAAGATCAAGTCCGCCATGTTTTACCCCGTGTCGATCATTGTGGTCGCCTTCATCATCACTGCGGTGATCATGATTTTCGTCATTCCGGCGTTCAAGGAGCTGTTCACTAGCTTCGGTGCCGACTTGCCGGGGCCAACCCTGCTGGTCATGGCCATGTCGGACTTCTTCGTCAAGTACTGGTGGGCGATTTTCGGGGGAGTTGGATTCGGCGTGTGGTTCTTCTTCTACACCTGGAAGCGTTCCTTGCGGATGCAGCAGGTCATGGACCGGCTTTTCCTGAAGCTCCCGATCTTCGGTCCGGTGATCCGCAAGGCGACCATCGCGCGCTGGACGCGGACACTGTCGACCATGTTCGCGGCTGGCGTGCCACTGGTGGAAGCGCTCGAGTCGGTGGGCGGCGCCGCTGGCAACTATGTCTACCTGGAAGCCACCAAGAAAATCCAGAGCGAGGTAAGCACTGGGACGAGCCTGACGGTGGCAATGCAAAACAGCGAGGTCTTCCCCAGCATGGTGGTTCAGATGGTGGCGATCGGAGAGGAGTCCGGTGCTCTGGATGGAATGCTGGGCAAGGTAGCGGATTTCTTCGAGCGCGAGGTGGATGATGCGGTCGAGGCGCTGTCCAGCCTGATGGAGCCCATGATCATGGTTGTGCTGGGGGTGCTGATCGGGGGCATGGTCATCGCCATGTACCTGCCGATCTTCAAGATGGGACAGGCGGTGTAA